Proteins from one Niallia circulans genomic window:
- the mnmA gene encoding tRNA 2-thiouridine(34) synthase MnmA, with translation MEKAPKDTRVVVGMSGGVDSSVAALLLKEQGYDVIGIFMKNWDDTDEFGVCTATEDYEDVIRVCNQLGIPYYAVNFEKQYWDKVFTYFLDEYKAGRTPNPDVMCNKEIKFKAFLEHAMNLGADYLATGHYAQVVREDGKVRMLRGKDDNKDQTYFLNQLTEEQLVKVMFPIGGMEKSKVRELAAAANLATATKKDSTGICFIGERNFKEFLSGYLPAQKGNMETFDGKVVGKHDGLMYYTIGQRHGLGIGGSGDPWFVIGKDLARNVLYVGQGFHHEMLYSDSIIADNVSWVSTDATSKTFECTAKFRYRQPDNKVTVEILDGSKVKVTFHEPIRAVTPGQAVVFYQGEECLGGGTIDKVFRNNEQLTYVG, from the coding sequence ATGGAAAAAGCACCAAAAGATACACGCGTTGTTGTCGGCATGTCAGGGGGAGTCGATTCCTCTGTTGCTGCATTGCTTCTTAAAGAGCAAGGCTATGACGTTATCGGAATATTTATGAAGAACTGGGATGATACGGACGAATTCGGTGTTTGTACAGCGACAGAGGATTATGAAGATGTTATTCGTGTCTGCAATCAGTTGGGCATCCCTTATTATGCCGTTAACTTTGAAAAGCAGTATTGGGATAAAGTTTTCACGTATTTCCTTGATGAATATAAGGCTGGCAGAACACCAAATCCAGACGTAATGTGCAATAAAGAAATTAAGTTTAAGGCATTTCTAGAGCATGCCATGAATCTTGGCGCAGACTATTTGGCTACAGGTCATTATGCACAAGTTGTGCGCGAGGATGGTAAAGTTCGCATGTTAAGAGGTAAGGATGATAATAAGGACCAAACTTATTTTCTTAACCAATTAACAGAAGAGCAGTTGGTTAAGGTAATGTTCCCAATTGGCGGCATGGAAAAGTCAAAAGTACGTGAGCTTGCTGCAGCAGCAAACTTGGCAACTGCAACGAAAAAGGATAGTACAGGTATTTGCTTTATCGGCGAACGTAACTTCAAAGAATTTTTAAGCGGATATTTGCCCGCACAAAAAGGCAATATGGAAACATTCGACGGCAAGGTTGTCGGCAAACATGATGGGTTAATGTACTATACAATCGGGCAAAGACATGGACTAGGTATCGGCGGAAGCGGAGACCCTTGGTTTGTTATTGGCAAGGACTTAGCAAGAAACGTATTATATGTTGGTCAAGGCTTCCATCATGAAATGCTTTATTCAGACAGCATTATCGCTGACAATGTAAGCTGGGTTTCAACAGATGCAACTTCAAAAACATTTGAATGTACAGCTAAATTCCGTTATCGTCAACCTGATAACAAAGTGACAGTCGAAATATTAGACGGTTCCAAAGTGAAAGTAACCTTCCATGAGCCGATTCGTGCGGTGACTCCAGGACAAGCTGTCGTCTTCTACCAAGGAGAAGAATGCCTTGGCGGAGGAACAATTGACAAAGTGTTCCGTAACAACGAACAATTGACATATGTAGGTTAA
- a CDS encoding YczE/YyaS/YitT family protein, with the protein MDAVLKARQLTWRTVIFIVGLLIMSFGIVLLIKADLGSAPWDVLNIGLFYQLGLTIGSWTIIVGFFVLFVSAVLSRTIPKVGAFLNMLLVGIFIDLFLLMPFMKTPEALLGRGVMFLLGLVIMAYGMGLYISAKLGAGPRDSLMLVLSQRLSLSISTTRFIMEAIVLFSGWLMGGPVFWGTVAYAAIIGKIAGVSIPQCQSWTDMLLAKVQKSHQLNKKMVNNRSADI; encoded by the coding sequence ATGGATGCCGTATTGAAGGCAAGACAGCTCACATGGCGAACGGTAATATTTATTGTCGGCCTGCTTATCATGTCGTTTGGCATTGTCCTATTAATTAAAGCAGATTTAGGATCTGCACCATGGGACGTACTAAACATCGGCTTATTTTACCAACTTGGATTAACGATCGGAAGCTGGACGATAATAGTCGGCTTTTTTGTCCTTTTTGTCAGTGCTGTTCTGTCAAGAACTATCCCGAAAGTCGGCGCATTTCTTAATATGCTGCTAGTGGGGATTTTTATTGATTTGTTTTTGCTTATGCCGTTTATGAAGACACCAGAAGCACTGCTTGGCAGAGGTGTAATGTTTTTACTGGGCTTAGTCATTATGGCGTATGGCATGGGCTTATATATTTCCGCTAAACTCGGAGCTGGTCCAAGGGACAGTCTTATGCTTGTTTTATCACAAAGGCTTAGCTTGAGTATTTCCACGACAAGATTCATTATGGAAGCAATTGTGCTTTTTTCAGGCTGGCTGATGGGCGGACCTGTTTTTTGGGGCACGGTGGCGTATGCCGCTATCATTGGAAAAATTGCTGGCGTAAGTATCCCGCAATGCCAAAGCTGGACAGATATGCTTTTGGCGAAAGTTCAAAAATCACATCAATTAAATAAAAAAATGGTGAATAATAGGAGTGCAGATATATGA
- a CDS encoding cysteine desulfurase family protein: MEHIYVDHAATSPMHPKVIEKMHEVMQQAYGNPSSIHTFGRQARKIIDNARNSLAASIGAQETEIIITSGGTEADNHAIFGVADSYSHKGKHIITTEIEHHAVLIACQELEKKGFDVTYLPVNEFGVIDLDVLKRELRDDTILVTIMYGNNEVGAIQPITEIGQLLKNHQALFHTDAVQTYGVEDINVKKQHINLLSVSSHKINGPKGIGFLYLENGIQLSPRLFGGEQERKRRAGTENVPALAGFQLAAEIAISERLEKRQKYEVYKNILLQTLKEHKIEFQQNGLVENTLPHVLNLSFPGTNVEALLVNLDLAGIAASSGSACTAGSIDPSHVLVSMYGENSERTKNSIRFSFGLYNTEEQIKHVGSELSKIVQRLTAK; this comes from the coding sequence TTGGAACATATATATGTGGATCATGCGGCAACATCGCCGATGCATCCAAAAGTTATTGAAAAAATGCATGAAGTAATGCAGCAAGCTTATGGTAACCCTTCAAGTATCCATACTTTTGGAAGACAAGCCCGCAAAATTATTGATAATGCGAGAAATAGTCTTGCTGCGAGCATTGGGGCACAAGAAACGGAAATTATTATCACAAGCGGTGGGACAGAAGCAGACAATCATGCAATATTCGGTGTAGCAGACAGCTACTCGCATAAGGGCAAGCATATTATTACAACTGAAATAGAGCATCATGCTGTACTTATTGCCTGTCAGGAGTTGGAGAAGAAGGGCTTTGATGTCACATATCTTCCAGTTAATGAATTTGGTGTTATTGATCTTGATGTGTTGAAAAGGGAATTAAGAGACGATACTATTCTTGTAACCATCATGTATGGAAACAACGAGGTCGGAGCAATCCAGCCTATCACGGAAATAGGGCAGTTGTTAAAAAATCATCAAGCACTTTTCCATACAGATGCCGTCCAAACATATGGTGTAGAGGATATTAATGTGAAAAAGCAGCATATTAATCTGCTGTCCGTTTCCTCTCATAAAATCAACGGACCAAAAGGGATTGGCTTCCTTTATTTAGAGAATGGCATTCAGCTTTCACCACGTTTATTTGGCGGTGAACAGGAAAGAAAACGCAGAGCAGGAACGGAAAATGTTCCAGCATTAGCAGGCTTCCAGCTCGCAGCAGAGATTGCTATTTCTGAGAGACTGGAAAAAAGGCAAAAGTACGAAGTATATAAAAATATACTCCTTCAAACCTTGAAAGAACATAAAATTGAGTTCCAGCAAAACGGATTAGTTGAAAATACACTGCCACATGTTTTAAACTTAAGCTTTCCTGGAACAAATGTAGAGGCCTTGCTCGTCAATCTTGACTTGGCTGGCATTGCCGCATCAAGCGGTTCTGCTTGTACAGCAGGCTCCATCGATCCTTCTCATGTGCTTGTTAGCATGTATGGGGAGAATTCGGAAAGGACGAAAAACTCTATTCGATTTAGCTTCGGGTTATACAATACAGAAGAACAGATCAAGCATGTCGGAAGCGAGCTGTCAAAAATCGTGCAAAGATTGACAGCCAAATAA
- the cymR gene encoding cysteine metabolism transcriptional regulator CymR — protein sequence MKISTKGRYGLTIMMELAKKHGEGPISLKSIAQTNDLSEHYLEQLVAPLRNAGYVRSIRGAYGGYVLGDDPKNITAGDIIRTLEGPISPVEGIEDEEPAKKALWMKIRDAVKDVLDSTTIEDLANHKEEGDSDSYMFYI from the coding sequence ATGAAAATCTCAACAAAAGGCCGTTACGGCTTAACAATTATGATGGAATTAGCAAAGAAGCATGGAGAAGGCCCGATTTCTTTAAAGTCAATTGCCCAGACAAATGATTTGTCAGAGCATTATTTGGAGCAGCTTGTTGCGCCTCTTCGCAACGCAGGCTATGTTCGCAGCATAAGAGGAGCATATGGAGGATATGTGCTTGGCGATGATCCAAAAAACATCACTGCTGGAGATATCATTCGGACATTAGAAGGCCCAATTAGCCCTGTTGAAGGAATCGAGGATGAGGAGCCTGCTAAAAAAGCTCTTTGGATGAAAATCCGTGATGCGGTCAAGGACGTGCTTGATTCAACAACAATTGAGGATTTAGCGAACCATAAAGAAGAAGGCGATTCAGATTCCTACATGTTCTATATTTAA
- a CDS encoding M20 peptidase aminoacylase family protein, with translation MKEKVQDWVDKKAAEMKEMYHYLHEHAEISWEETETTKFICKQLDALDIPYKIFSDQTGAVGLWGNGNGPTIGVRTDMDALWQNVDGTWKANHSCGHDAHMTIVLFTLKCLKELGVEPKGMIKSFFQPAEEKGAGALSFVHKNLLDDVDYLLGLHLRPIQEMSFNEASPAIYHGAAASFKGRIYGLQAHAARYHLGINVIDSLTAINMAIRSIPLNPIIPASAKMTFVQGGGKSFNIIPDYAEFGIDVRAQTNEAMDQLIDQLKRSIYHAGEANGAKVELELLSEMPAASNNALMEEVVSASIKEVLGEKGLVSPPVTPGGEDFHFYPKSMKHLHATMIGLGTDLKPGLHHPNMSFELDSLLNGVKIMALSILRLNGDIK, from the coding sequence GTGAAAGAGAAAGTACAAGATTGGGTCGACAAAAAAGCAGCAGAAATGAAAGAAATGTATCATTATTTGCATGAGCATGCAGAAATCAGCTGGGAGGAGACAGAAACAACTAAATTTATTTGTAAGCAGCTTGATGCACTCGACATACCGTATAAGATATTTTCTGACCAGACAGGAGCAGTTGGTTTATGGGGAAATGGCAACGGTCCGACAATTGGTGTGCGTACAGATATGGATGCGCTATGGCAAAATGTGGATGGTACATGGAAAGCGAACCATTCCTGTGGACATGATGCACATATGACAATTGTGCTTTTTACCCTTAAATGCTTAAAGGAATTAGGCGTTGAACCAAAGGGAATGATTAAAAGCTTCTTCCAGCCTGCAGAGGAAAAAGGGGCTGGAGCACTTTCATTCGTACATAAAAACCTTTTGGATGATGTTGATTATTTACTGGGACTTCACCTGCGACCAATTCAAGAAATGAGCTTTAATGAAGCGTCACCTGCCATTTATCACGGAGCAGCTGCTTCATTTAAAGGACGGATTTACGGATTGCAGGCACATGCTGCACGTTATCATTTAGGAATAAATGTTATTGACAGTCTTACTGCCATTAATATGGCAATACGTTCTATTCCGCTAAATCCAATCATCCCTGCCTCTGCAAAAATGACGTTTGTTCAAGGTGGAGGGAAAAGCTTTAATATTATCCCTGATTATGCAGAGTTCGGGATTGATGTGCGTGCGCAGACGAATGAAGCAATGGATCAGCTTATCGATCAATTAAAGCGAAGCATTTATCATGCAGGAGAAGCGAATGGTGCAAAGGTGGAGCTTGAGCTTCTGTCAGAAATGCCTGCTGCAAGTAATAATGCGCTGATGGAAGAAGTAGTGTCTGCAAGCATTAAAGAAGTACTTGGTGAAAAAGGGTTAGTTTCTCCTCCTGTTACACCAGGTGGTGAGGATTTTCATTTCTATCCGAAAAGCATGAAGCACCTTCATGCAACAATGATTGGATTAGGAACAGACCTTAAGCCAGGACTGCATCATCCTAACATGTCATTTGAGCTAGACAGCTTACTCAATGGGGTGAAAATAATGGCATTAAGCATATTGAGGTTGAATGGAGATATAAAATAA